Proteins found in one Pelmatolapia mariae isolate MD_Pm_ZW linkage group LG7, Pm_UMD_F_2, whole genome shotgun sequence genomic segment:
- the skor1b gene encoding SKI family transcriptional corepressor 1 homolog-B isoform X2 has translation MDSIPAGRDSTSSPNSKQELSYPSTNLKPNQVGETVLYGIPIVSLVIDGQERLCLAQISNTLLKNYSYNEIHNRRVALGITCVQCTPVQLEILRRAGAMPISSRRCGMITKREAERLCKSFLGAHSPPKLPENFAFDVSHECAWGSRGSFIPARYNSSRAKCIKCSYCNMYFSPNKFIFHSHRTPESKYTQPDAANFNSWRRHLKLTDKGSPMEVLHAWEDVKAMFNGGSRKRTLPGSGSESSSPLKSHEPSRPQSSPEIPAKILSCEGSRGAMTSTRSYPVIPVPSKGFGIMQKIPPPLFPHPYGFPAFGLCQKKEDGMMGEQSKAGLPGVLWPATKDSAYHSFPMFWPAAGPLPMPPYPQTQHKPPPELLCPPRQTDMDMSEHSDRSTNTSKGSAVDNDRCSSTQSLRNEDDKSGDEGRPAEGVPLQPRKISYVSAFRPVIKDADCIAKLYGNRSAYNGCRTGYLSPDFLSESSSYRSVSPCVDSEGEPDVDVETNKTQDEEEEEGSRPLSSVCPRTPLALTHTVSPHDSDSKGVQESSLVDSQKTSLHVAQSSERELQTKQLSESHIAAPFTEVYTPERSELQQRSSPYQFRAANYPPGVGLLTTNDESASKEEPSSTVEEIETKSFNEQSSEEHQREPDEGEDAPPRALPTQRAIQSLAKEELQKQLLEQVELRKKLEREFQHLKDNFQDQMKRELSYREEMVQQLHIVRAHDALHHFSCKMLTPRHCTGSCSFKSPLLPP, from the exons ATGGACTCGATACCTGCGGGGCGAGACTCCACTTCCTCGCCAAACTCCAAACAAGAACTTTCCTACCCGAGCACTAACTTGAAGCCCAACCAGGTCGGAGAGACGGTGCTGTACGGAATACCGATCGTGTCTTTGGTAATAGACGGCCAGGAGAGACTGTGCCTCGCACAAATATCCAACACCTTATTGAAGAATTATAGCTATAACGAGATACACAACAGGCGTGTGGCGCTGGGGATCACTTGCGTCCAATGCACCCCTGTCCAGCTGGAGATCCTGCGGAGAGCAGGGGCGATGCCCATCTCCTCCAGGCGCTGCGGGATGATCACTAAACGCGAGGCAGAGAGACTCTGTAAGTCCTTTCTAGGAGCTCACTCGCCCCCTAAACTTCCGGAGAATTTTGCCTTTGATGTGTCCCACGAGTGCGCCTGGGGGAGTCGAGGCAGCTTCATCCCGGCCAGATACAACAGCTCCAGGGCCAAGTGCATTAAGTGCTCCTATTGCAACATGTACTTCTCCCCGAATAAATTCATATTTCACTCCCACCGCACGCCGGAGTCCAAGTACACGCAGCCAGACGCAGCTAATTTCAATTCTTGGCGGCGGCATCTAAAACTAACAGATAAAGGCAGTCCCATGGAGGTTTTACACGCGTGGGAAGACGTGAAGGCCATGTTCAACGGGGGGAGTCGCAAGAGGACGCTGCCAGGCAGTGGGTCCGAGTCTAGCTCTCCTTTGAAATCACACGAGCCCAGCCGTCCACAAAGCTCCCCGGAGATCCCCGCAAAGATCCTCAGCTGCGAGGGCAGCCGGGGTGCTATGACGAGCACGCGCAGCTACCCGGTCATCCCGGTGCCCAGCAAGGGCTTCGGGATAATGCAAAAGATCCCACCGCCCCTCTTCCCTCACCCATACGGGTTCCCGGCTTTCGGCCTGTGCCAGAAGAAAGAAGACGGTATGATGGGCGAGCAAAGTAAAGCCGGCCTCCCGGGTGTGCTGTGGCCTGCCACCAAGGACAGCGCCTACCACTCCTTCCCCATGTTCTGGCCCGCGGCCGGCCCGCTGCCAATGCCCCCATATCCCCAAACCCAGCACAAGCCCCCTCCAGAGCTGCTGTGTCCGCCCAGGCAGACTGACATGGACATGTCCGAGCACAGTGACCGCAGCACCAACACATCGAAAGGCAGCGCGGTCGATAACGACCGATGCTCCAGCACTCAGTCTCTGCGCAACGAAGACGACAAGTCAGGGGACGAGGGGAGGCCGGCGGAGGGGGTGCCGCTCCAGCCCCGGAAAATCAGCTACGTGTCGGCGTTCAGACCTGTCATCAAAGATGCCGACTGCATCGCCAAGCTGTACGGCAACAGGAGCGCGTACAACGGCTGTCGCACCGGTTACTTATCGCCCGACTTTTTAAGCGAGAGCTCGAGCTACCGCTCTGTGTCCCCGTGCGTAGACAGCGAGGGCGAGCCAGACGTGGACGTGGAGACAAACAAAACGCAggacgaggaagaggaggagggctCCCGGCCTCTGTCTTCGGTGTGTCCTCGGACTCCCCTAGCTTTGACACACACCGTTTCACCACACGATTCTGACTCTAAAGGCGTGCAGGAGAGCAGCCTGGTCGATTCCCAGAAAACGAGCCTGCACGTGGCCCAGTCCTCTGAAAGAGAACTGCAGACCAAGCAGTTATCAGAGAGCCACATAGCTGCACCTTTCACCGAA GTTTACACACCAGAGAGGAGTGAGCTGCAACAAAGGAGCAGTCCGTATCAATTCAGAGCTGCGAATTACCCGCCTGGAGTAGGCCTACTTACAACAAACG ATGAAAGTGCAAGTAAAGAAGAGCCGTCTTCCACAGTGGAGGAGATCGAAACGAAATCTTTTAATGAACAAAGCAGCGAGGAGCACCAGCGAGAGCCGGATGAAG GCGAGGACGCGCCACCCAGAGCTCTACCAACACAAAGGGCCATACAAAGTCTGGCAAAAG AAGAGCTACAAAAGCAGCTCTTGGAGCAAGTGGAGCTGAGGAAAAAGCTGGAACGTGAATTTCAACATTTAAAAG ATAATTTTCAGGATCAAATGAAAAGGGAACTTTCCTACAGGGAGGAGATGGTCCAGCAGCTTCACATAGTCAGAG
- the skor1b gene encoding SKI family transcriptional corepressor 1 homolog-B isoform X1 yields the protein MDSIPAGRDSTSSPNSKQELSYPSTNLKPNQVGETVLYGIPIVSLVIDGQERLCLAQISNTLLKNYSYNEIHNRRVALGITCVQCTPVQLEILRRAGAMPISSRRCGMITKREAERLCKSFLGAHSPPKLPENFAFDVSHECAWGSRGSFIPARYNSSRAKCIKCSYCNMYFSPNKFIFHSHRTPESKYTQPDAANFNSWRRHLKLTDKGSPMEVLHAWEDVKAMFNGGSRKRTLPGSGSESSSPLKSHEPSRPQSSPEIPAKILSCEGSRGAMTSTRSYPVIPVPSKGFGIMQKIPPPLFPHPYGFPAFGLCQKKEDGMMGEQSKAGLPGVLWPATKDSAYHSFPMFWPAAGPLPMPPYPQTQHKPPPELLCPPRQTDMDMSEHSDRSTNTSKGSAVDNDRCSSTQSLRNEDDKSGDEGRPAEGVPLQPRKISYVSAFRPVIKDADCIAKLYGNRSAYNGCRTGYLSPDFLSESSSYRSVSPCVDSEGEPDVDVETNKTQDEEEEEGSRPLSSVCPRTPLALTHTVSPHDSDSKGVQESSLVDSQKTSLHVAQSSERELQTKQLSESHIAAPFTEVYTPERSELQQRSSPYQFRAANYPPGVGLLTTNDESASKEEPSSTVEEIETKSFNEQSSEEHQREPDEGEDAPPRALPTQRAIQSLAKEELQKQLLEQVELRKKLEREFQHLKDNFQDQMKRELSYREEMVQQLHIVREAHDALHHFSCKMLTPRHCTGSCSFKSPLLPP from the exons ATGGACTCGATACCTGCGGGGCGAGACTCCACTTCCTCGCCAAACTCCAAACAAGAACTTTCCTACCCGAGCACTAACTTGAAGCCCAACCAGGTCGGAGAGACGGTGCTGTACGGAATACCGATCGTGTCTTTGGTAATAGACGGCCAGGAGAGACTGTGCCTCGCACAAATATCCAACACCTTATTGAAGAATTATAGCTATAACGAGATACACAACAGGCGTGTGGCGCTGGGGATCACTTGCGTCCAATGCACCCCTGTCCAGCTGGAGATCCTGCGGAGAGCAGGGGCGATGCCCATCTCCTCCAGGCGCTGCGGGATGATCACTAAACGCGAGGCAGAGAGACTCTGTAAGTCCTTTCTAGGAGCTCACTCGCCCCCTAAACTTCCGGAGAATTTTGCCTTTGATGTGTCCCACGAGTGCGCCTGGGGGAGTCGAGGCAGCTTCATCCCGGCCAGATACAACAGCTCCAGGGCCAAGTGCATTAAGTGCTCCTATTGCAACATGTACTTCTCCCCGAATAAATTCATATTTCACTCCCACCGCACGCCGGAGTCCAAGTACACGCAGCCAGACGCAGCTAATTTCAATTCTTGGCGGCGGCATCTAAAACTAACAGATAAAGGCAGTCCCATGGAGGTTTTACACGCGTGGGAAGACGTGAAGGCCATGTTCAACGGGGGGAGTCGCAAGAGGACGCTGCCAGGCAGTGGGTCCGAGTCTAGCTCTCCTTTGAAATCACACGAGCCCAGCCGTCCACAAAGCTCCCCGGAGATCCCCGCAAAGATCCTCAGCTGCGAGGGCAGCCGGGGTGCTATGACGAGCACGCGCAGCTACCCGGTCATCCCGGTGCCCAGCAAGGGCTTCGGGATAATGCAAAAGATCCCACCGCCCCTCTTCCCTCACCCATACGGGTTCCCGGCTTTCGGCCTGTGCCAGAAGAAAGAAGACGGTATGATGGGCGAGCAAAGTAAAGCCGGCCTCCCGGGTGTGCTGTGGCCTGCCACCAAGGACAGCGCCTACCACTCCTTCCCCATGTTCTGGCCCGCGGCCGGCCCGCTGCCAATGCCCCCATATCCCCAAACCCAGCACAAGCCCCCTCCAGAGCTGCTGTGTCCGCCCAGGCAGACTGACATGGACATGTCCGAGCACAGTGACCGCAGCACCAACACATCGAAAGGCAGCGCGGTCGATAACGACCGATGCTCCAGCACTCAGTCTCTGCGCAACGAAGACGACAAGTCAGGGGACGAGGGGAGGCCGGCGGAGGGGGTGCCGCTCCAGCCCCGGAAAATCAGCTACGTGTCGGCGTTCAGACCTGTCATCAAAGATGCCGACTGCATCGCCAAGCTGTACGGCAACAGGAGCGCGTACAACGGCTGTCGCACCGGTTACTTATCGCCCGACTTTTTAAGCGAGAGCTCGAGCTACCGCTCTGTGTCCCCGTGCGTAGACAGCGAGGGCGAGCCAGACGTGGACGTGGAGACAAACAAAACGCAggacgaggaagaggaggagggctCCCGGCCTCTGTCTTCGGTGTGTCCTCGGACTCCCCTAGCTTTGACACACACCGTTTCACCACACGATTCTGACTCTAAAGGCGTGCAGGAGAGCAGCCTGGTCGATTCCCAGAAAACGAGCCTGCACGTGGCCCAGTCCTCTGAAAGAGAACTGCAGACCAAGCAGTTATCAGAGAGCCACATAGCTGCACCTTTCACCGAA GTTTACACACCAGAGAGGAGTGAGCTGCAACAAAGGAGCAGTCCGTATCAATTCAGAGCTGCGAATTACCCGCCTGGAGTAGGCCTACTTACAACAAACG ATGAAAGTGCAAGTAAAGAAGAGCCGTCTTCCACAGTGGAGGAGATCGAAACGAAATCTTTTAATGAACAAAGCAGCGAGGAGCACCAGCGAGAGCCGGATGAAG GCGAGGACGCGCCACCCAGAGCTCTACCAACACAAAGGGCCATACAAAGTCTGGCAAAAG AAGAGCTACAAAAGCAGCTCTTGGAGCAAGTGGAGCTGAGGAAAAAGCTGGAACGTGAATTTCAACATTTAAAAG ATAATTTTCAGGATCAAATGAAAAGGGAACTTTCCTACAGGGAGGAGATGGTCCAGCAGCTTCACATAGTCAGAG